In a single window of the Azospirillum sp. B510 genome:
- a CDS encoding minor capsid protein gives MLLHALLKQVEAGGLGTEGESLFLGRAPQETVAGSVFLPRGGSRRDYAQGLRRLSFQVRTHDPDYLAGEAKALAIADALTLRATPAGSCFVTLCLPQHEPLMPHDEAASAFTFIVNYRADWRVA, from the coding sequence ATGCTGCTGCACGCACTGCTCAAACAAGTCGAAGCCGGAGGGCTGGGAACCGAAGGGGAGTCCCTGTTCCTCGGCCGGGCACCGCAAGAAACCGTCGCCGGATCGGTCTTCCTGCCGCGGGGCGGAAGCCGGCGCGATTATGCGCAAGGCCTCCGCCGGCTGTCCTTCCAGGTCCGCACCCATGATCCCGATTATCTCGCGGGAGAGGCGAAAGCCTTGGCGATCGCCGATGCCCTGACCTTGCGGGCAACCCCGGCAGGCAGCTGCTTCGTGACCCTGTGCCTGCCCCAGCATGAGCCGTTGATGCCCCATGACGAGGCGGCAAGCGCCTTCACCTTCATCGTCAACTATCGCGCCGACTGGCGTGTCGCCTGA
- a CDS encoding IS1380-like element ISAzs25 family transposase, with translation MVDPTLPLPSLSPVADKAVVGRFDGGRLSCDGGLLVLREVEKRLRVAERLAGSIEDPRDPVRTTHSLADIIGFRLLAIAAGYEDGNDADDLRADPLFKLALDRLPSERDLCSQSTISRLENLPDPRALLRMGRAMVDLYCASFRQVPKRIVLDVDDTFDTVHGDQQLRLFNAHYDEYGFQPMVVFDGDGRFVTAVLRPAKRPKGTEIRAFLRRLLRAIRANWPRTEILLRADGHYACPEVLDWCEAEGLDYILGLPTSSTLRRHVTTLEVSTAARFQAMPGTDKLRRFKEFYDGAGTWSRVRRIVARVEAGPQGTDTRFIVTNLRHGTGRALYEGVYCARGQAENHIKAWKAHLAADRTSCTKATANQFRLFLHAGAYWLLWSLRSLMPKRSRWRVAQFDTLRLRMVKIAARIIERKTRITVHLPSAAPDQAIVHLALGRLPRLIS, from the coding sequence ATGGTTGATCCTACGCTGCCGTTGCCCAGCTTGTCACCGGTTGCCGACAAGGCCGTCGTCGGGCGCTTCGATGGTGGCCGCCTGTCCTGCGATGGCGGACTTCTGGTGCTGCGCGAAGTGGAAAAGCGGCTGCGCGTGGCCGAGCGTCTGGCCGGCAGCATCGAGGACCCGCGCGATCCGGTGCGCACCACGCATTCCCTGGCCGATATCATCGGCTTCCGCCTGCTGGCCATCGCGGCGGGCTACGAGGACGGCAACGACGCTGACGATCTGCGCGCCGATCCGCTGTTCAAGCTGGCCCTGGACCGGTTGCCGTCGGAGCGCGACCTGTGCTCCCAATCTACCATCTCGCGGCTGGAGAACCTGCCCGACCCCCGCGCGCTGCTGCGCATGGGGCGGGCCATGGTCGATCTCTACTGCGCTTCGTTCCGTCAGGTGCCCAAGCGCATCGTGCTGGACGTGGACGACACCTTCGACACCGTGCACGGTGATCAGCAGTTGCGCCTGTTCAACGCTCATTATGACGAGTACGGCTTCCAGCCCATGGTCGTCTTCGACGGCGATGGGCGCTTCGTCACCGCCGTGCTGCGCCCGGCCAAGCGGCCCAAGGGTACAGAGATCCGGGCCTTCCTGCGCCGTCTGCTCCGCGCCATCCGGGCGAACTGGCCCAGGACCGAGATCCTGCTGCGCGCTGACGGCCACTACGCCTGCCCCGAGGTTCTGGACTGGTGTGAGGCCGAGGGCCTCGACTACATTCTGGGCCTGCCGACCAGCAGCACGCTGCGCCGTCACGTCACCACGCTGGAGGTCAGCACCGCTGCCCGCTTCCAGGCCATGCCGGGGACCGACAAGCTGCGTCGCTTCAAGGAATTCTACGACGGCGCCGGCACCTGGAGCCGGGTCCGCCGCATCGTCGCGCGGGTCGAGGCCGGCCCCCAGGGCACCGACACCCGTTTCATCGTCACCAATCTACGCCACGGGACCGGACGCGCTCTGTACGAGGGCGTGTACTGCGCCCGCGGCCAAGCCGAGAACCACATCAAGGCCTGGAAAGCCCACCTCGCGGCCGACCGCACCTCCTGCACGAAAGCGACCGCCAACCAGTTCCGCCTGTTCCTGCACGCCGGGGCCTACTGGCTGCTGTGGAGCCTGCGCTCGCTGATGCCCAAACGCTCCCGCTGGCGGGTCGCCCAGTTCGACACCCTGCGGCTGCGCATGGTGAAGATCGCCGCGCGCATCATCGAGAGGAAGACGCGCATCACGGTCCACCTGCCGAGTGCCGCGCCCGATCAGGCGATCGTTCATCTCGCCCTCGGCCGCCTGCCTCGGCTCATCTCCTGA
- the istB gene encoding IS21-like element ISAzs2 family helper ATPase IstB, with protein sequence MMKHVNHERLRQLRLYGMAKGLEALERLPDRGQLAFDEQLGTLIEREAAERANTALASRLKRARLRQTACLEDLDLRTPRGLDRGVVRELATGRWVKENRPVLITGPTGIGKTWLACALGNQAAREGHSVLYTRLTRLLDDLATARLDGSLARLLRRIARLDLLILDDWAMTELTAPQRLDLMEVIDDRHDRAATMLATQVPVANWHRLIGDATYADAILDRLVHRAYRIDLHGDSMRRTKADAASETPDT encoded by the coding sequence ATGATGAAGCACGTCAACCACGAGCGGCTGCGCCAGTTGCGGCTGTACGGCATGGCCAAGGGGTTGGAGGCGCTGGAACGCCTGCCCGATCGCGGCCAACTGGCCTTCGACGAGCAGTTGGGCACGCTGATCGAGCGGGAAGCGGCAGAGCGCGCCAACACCGCACTCGCCAGCCGACTGAAACGTGCCCGGCTGCGCCAGACGGCCTGCCTGGAGGACCTCGACCTGCGCACCCCGCGTGGGCTCGATCGCGGTGTTGTGCGCGAGCTGGCCACCGGGCGCTGGGTGAAGGAGAACCGGCCGGTTCTGATCACCGGCCCGACCGGGATCGGCAAGACCTGGCTGGCCTGTGCACTCGGCAACCAGGCGGCGCGGGAAGGCCACAGCGTACTCTACACCCGGCTGACCCGCCTGCTGGACGATCTGGCCACCGCCCGCCTGGACGGTTCGCTCGCCCGGCTGCTGCGACGGATCGCCCGGCTCGACCTGCTGATCCTGGATGACTGGGCGATGACCGAGCTGACCGCGCCTCAGCGCCTGGACCTGATGGAGGTGATCGATGACCGCCACGACCGGGCCGCAACCATGCTGGCCACCCAAGTTCCCGTGGCCAACTGGCATCGGCTCATCGGCGATGCCACCTACGCCGACGCCATCCTCGACCGCCTCGTGCATCGGGCCTACCGCATCGACCTGCATGGCGACTCCATGCGCCGCACCAAGGCCGATGCCGCCAGCGAAACCCCCGACACCTAA
- the istA gene encoding IS21-like element ISAzs2 family transposase — MPRARSDMRRIREVLRLRDEFGASQRQIADACRLPRSTVRDYLERLRASGLQYADVLGWTDVELEERLFPPPVTSARPVPDWRHISRELGRRGVTLRLLWEEYLEVHPGGYRYTQFVQHFRAWQGAHAEPRLRREHRPGAAIEVDYAGMTLTVGLGAEARQAQVFVACLPYSGYVYAEATWTQQAEEWLASHARLFEHLGGVPGKLVPDNLKVGVSHASFYDPAINPAYHDLARHYRTAVLPARVRRPRDKPSAENGVQQVERRVLAPLRDTPFATLDAANAALRDKLATLNAAPLSRRPQDTRAGLFAAEEQPTLRPLPPDRFVPGTWARHKVPPDYHLALDGGVYSVPHTLIGKTVDVHSTAGVISVFLRGKRMACHVRRQDGATVTLDAHRPANHRAVARFTPDAIQTELAAIGPAAALLFERILAGADHPEQAVRAGIGLIRLAATHGTSRLEQACQAALEANVGSYRYVQRWLTAPPATTADAAGAGEHTNLRGPSYYH; from the coding sequence ATGCCCCGAGCGAGGTCGGACATGCGGCGGATCAGAGAAGTCCTTCGTCTGCGGGATGAGTTTGGCGCCAGCCAACGGCAGATTGCCGATGCCTGCCGGCTGCCGCGCAGCACCGTGCGCGATTACCTGGAGCGGCTACGGGCCTCCGGGCTGCAGTACGCGGATGTGCTGGGCTGGACGGACGTCGAGCTGGAGGAGCGGCTGTTCCCGCCTCCGGTCACGTCGGCGCGCCCGGTGCCCGACTGGCGGCACATCAGCCGGGAACTCGGCCGCCGTGGCGTAACGCTGCGGCTGCTGTGGGAGGAATACCTGGAGGTCCATCCCGGCGGCTATCGCTACACCCAATTCGTCCAGCATTTCCGGGCATGGCAGGGTGCTCATGCCGAGCCGCGTCTGCGCCGGGAACATCGGCCGGGGGCGGCGATCGAGGTTGATTACGCTGGGATGACGCTGACCGTCGGGCTCGGCGCTGAGGCGCGGCAGGCCCAGGTGTTTGTCGCCTGCCTGCCGTATTCGGGCTACGTCTATGCCGAGGCGACCTGGACCCAGCAGGCGGAGGAGTGGCTGGCCTCCCACGCCCGGCTGTTCGAACATCTGGGCGGCGTGCCGGGCAAGCTGGTGCCGGATAACCTCAAGGTCGGCGTCAGCCACGCCTCCTTCTACGATCCGGCGATCAACCCGGCTTATCACGATCTCGCCCGGCACTACCGCACCGCCGTCCTGCCGGCCCGGGTGCGGCGCCCGCGCGACAAGCCCAGCGCCGAGAACGGCGTGCAGCAGGTCGAGCGGCGGGTGCTGGCCCCGCTGCGCGATACGCCCTTCGCCACGCTGGACGCCGCCAACGCGGCCTTGCGCGACAAGCTGGCCACCCTCAATGCCGCTCCCTTGAGCCGCCGGCCGCAGGACACGCGCGCCGGCCTGTTCGCCGCCGAGGAGCAGCCGACCCTGCGCCCCTTGCCGCCGGACCGCTTCGTGCCGGGCACCTGGGCGCGCCACAAGGTCCCGCCCGACTATCATCTCGCTCTCGACGGCGGCGTCTACTCGGTGCCCCACACGCTGATCGGCAAGACGGTCGACGTGCACAGCACCGCCGGCGTGATCAGCGTCTTCCTGCGCGGCAAGCGGATGGCCTGCCATGTCCGCCGGCAGGACGGCGCCACCGTGACGCTGGACGCCCATCGCCCCGCCAACCACCGGGCCGTCGCCCGCTTCACCCCCGATGCCATCCAGACCGAACTGGCCGCCATCGGCCCGGCCGCCGCGCTGCTGTTCGAACGCATCCTGGCCGGCGCCGATCACCCCGAACAGGCGGTGCGGGCCGGGATCGGCCTGATCCGCTTGGCGGCCACCCACGGCACCAGCCGGCTGGAGCAAGCCTGCCAGGCGGCGCTGGAGGCCAACGTCGGATCCTACCGCTACGTCCAGCGCTGGTTGACCGCTCCCCCGGCCACAACGGCGGACGCGGCCGGTGCCGGCGAGCACACCAATCTGCGCGGCCCTTCCTACTATCACTGA
- a CDS encoding IS1380-like element ISAzs3 family transposase — protein sequence MVDHTLPLPGLSPVAGKPVIGRFDGGRLSSDGGLLVLREVAKRLRIADRLAACIEDPRDPTRTVHSLADIIGFRLLAIAAGYEDGNDAGSLRSDPLFKMALERLPSERDLCSQATISRLENLPDTRALLRMGRAMVDLYCASFRQVPKRIMLDVDDTFDTVHGGQQLRLFNAHYDEYGFQPIVVFDGNGRFVTAVLRPAKRPKGTEIRTFLRRLLRAIRANWPKTEILLRADGHYACPEVLDWCEAEGLDYVLGLPTSSTLRRHVTTLEASTAARFQAMPGADKVRRFKEFYDGASTWSRVRRIVARVEAGDQGTDSRFIVTNLRHGTGRWLYAGLYCARGQAENHIKAWKSHLAADRTSCTKATANQFRLFLHAGAYWLLWSLRSLMPKRSRWRTVQFDTLRLRLVKTAARIVEMKTQIKVHLPTSAPDQAIIHLALGRMPRLIC from the coding sequence ATGGTTGATCATACCCTGCCGCTGCCCGGCCTGTCACCCGTTGCTGGAAAGCCGGTGATCGGGCGCTTTGATGGCGGCCGCCTGTCCTCCGATGGCGGGCTGCTGGTGCTGCGGGAGGTGGCGAAGCGGCTGCGGATTGCCGATCGGCTGGCCGCCTGTATTGAGGACCCGCGCGATCCAACGCGCACCGTGCATTCGCTGGCCGACATCATCGGCTTTCGCCTGCTGGCCATCGCGGCGGGCTACGAGGACGGCAACGACGCCGGCAGCCTACGCTCCGACCCGCTGTTCAAGATGGCCCTGGAACGCCTGCCGTCCGAGCGTGACCTTTGCTCGCAAGCCACCATCTCGCGCCTGGAGAACCTGCCGGATACCCGCGCACTGCTGCGCATGGGCCGAGCCATGGTCGATCTCTACTGCGCGTCCTTTCGCCAGGTGCCCAAGCGCATCATGCTGGATGTAGACGACACCTTCGACACGGTGCATGGCGGTCAGCAGTTGCGCCTGTTCAACGCCCATTACGACGAGTACGGCTTCCAGCCCATCGTTGTCTTCGACGGCAACGGCCGCTTTGTCACCGCTGTGCTGCGCCCAGCCAAGCGGCCCAAGGGGACGGAGATCCGGACCTTCCTGCGTCGCCTGCTCCGCGCCATTCGGGCAAACTGGCCCAAGACCGAGATCCTGCTGCGCGCCGACGGCCATTACGCCTGCCCGGAGGTGCTGGACTGGTGCGAGGCGGAGGGGCTCGACTACGTGCTCGGTCTGCCGACCAGCAGCACACTGCGCCGTCACGTCACCACGCTGGAGGCCAGCACCGCGGCGCGCTTCCAGGCCATGCCCGGAGCCGACAAGGTGCGCCGCTTCAAGGAATTCTATGACGGGGCCAGCACCTGGAGCCGGGTCCGCCGCATCGTCGCGCGCGTCGAGGCAGGAGACCAGGGCACCGACAGCCGCTTCATCGTCACCAACCTACGCCACGGCACGGGTCGCTGGCTGTATGCCGGCCTGTATTGCGCGAGGGGACAGGCGGAAAATCATATAAAAGCCTGGAAATCCCACCTTGCCGCAGACCGGACCTCCTGCACCAAGGCGACGGCCAACCAGTTCCGCCTGTTCCTGCACGCCGGGGCGTACTGGCTGCTGTGGAGCCTGCGCTCGCTGATGCCGAAACGCTCCCGCTGGCGCACGGTGCAATTCGACACCTTGCGGCTGCGCTTGGTGAAGACCGCCGCGCGTATCGTGGAGATGAAGACGCAGATCAAGGTGCACCTGCCGACCAGCGCGCCTGATCAGGCGATCATCCACCTCGCCCTCGGCCGCATGCCCCGGCTCATCTGCTGA